In Alkalihalobacillus sp. TS-13, the following are encoded in one genomic region:
- a CDS encoding TRAP transporter substrate-binding protein gives MKKWFSLLMVSVMVFALAACSGANESGGSGDKTTWKLGHLGNEDHVWHKTAEKFAELVDEKTNGKLEIKIFPNEQLGGETEVLNSIEAGTVDMTISGETMQNWAEEAALLAVPYAFQGQDHMKKVVEGEIGGEIESAIKEKVGVTPLYYHMRAPRNLTSSKPIETPEDLNGFKMRVPNVPLFMDAWKEAGARPQVMDFSEVFTALQQKVINGQENPVDLIHSAGLYEVQKYVNRTEHVYSWIYVVVGNKQFEALDKETQAAVKEAAEEAQAYGQELFEKETAEYEKKLEDEGMEFVEVDQEAFAEAMKPAIEKSLSEEQLKLYEKILESAE, from the coding sequence ATGAAAAAGTGGTTTAGTTTATTGATGGTTTCAGTCATGGTCTTTGCTTTGGCTGCATGTAGCGGAGCAAATGAGTCGGGTGGTTCAGGGGATAAGACGACTTGGAAATTAGGACATCTCGGTAATGAAGATCACGTTTGGCATAAAACGGCTGAAAAATTCGCTGAGCTAGTTGATGAAAAAACAAATGGGAAACTAGAAATCAAAATTTTTCCTAACGAACAATTAGGTGGGGAGACAGAGGTTTTGAACAGTATTGAAGCTGGGACAGTCGACATGACGATCTCAGGTGAAACGATGCAGAACTGGGCAGAAGAAGCAGCCCTTTTAGCAGTACCTTACGCATTTCAAGGGCAAGATCATATGAAAAAAGTGGTAGAAGGTGAAATCGGTGGTGAAATTGAAAGCGCAATCAAAGAGAAAGTAGGCGTTACACCGCTTTATTATCACATGCGTGCTCCGCGTAATTTGACATCAAGTAAGCCAATCGAAACACCAGAGGATCTGAATGGATTCAAAATGCGGGTACCAAACGTTCCGTTGTTCATGGATGCGTGGAAAGAAGCAGGAGCACGACCTCAAGTAATGGACTTCAGCGAAGTATTTACAGCTCTACAGCAAAAAGTGATTAATGGACAAGAAAATCCAGTTGACCTAATTCATAGTGCAGGACTTTATGAAGTCCAAAAATATGTAAACAGGACTGAACATGTCTATTCTTGGATTTATGTAGTGGTAGGAAATAAACAGTTTGAAGCTTTGGATAAAGAAACTCAAGCTGCAGTAAAAGAAGCGGCTGAAGAAGCACAAGCATATGGACAGGAATTATTTGAAAAAGAAACTGCTGAATATGAAAAGAAATTAGAAGATGAAGGTATGGAATTTGTAGAAGTAGATCAAGAAGCGTTTGCTGAAGCTATGAAACCTGCCATCGAAAAGAGTTTATCTGAAGAACAGTTGAAATTATATGAAAAGATTTTAGAATCGGCTGAATGA
- a CDS encoding TRAP transporter large permease: MMALILFISFLVLIFLGVPIAFSLGLSSLIYILMVDIPLNIIPQKMFEGINSFVLLCIPGFILAGNLMNAGGITERIITFTNNLIGHIRGGLGLANVGSSMGFAGISGTALADTASIGSVLIPAMKKEGYGAPFSVAVTSSSSTIGPIIPPSLPMIIVGTLATVSIGDLFLAGTIPGILLGIGLMIVTYIISVKRKYPKGERQKLPTIVKSFWGAFWALMMTVVILFGILSGYFTPTEASIVAVVYALLVGMFIYRDLKVHQLPKILLDSMVSTAGIMVLVGFANLFGWVLVSEQIPQLVADTILSISENPIIVILLLNLLLLFVGTFMETIAALVILFPVLLPVAAQIGMDPVHFGVMMVLNLMIGLSTPPVGVCLFVASSIGKVPIGRASVALLPFLGVSLVVLLLVSFVPQLTMYLPSLFD, translated from the coding sequence ATGATGGCACTGATCCTTTTTATATCTTTTTTGGTTCTAATCTTTCTAGGAGTACCTATTGCATTCAGCCTGGGGCTCTCATCGCTGATCTATATCCTGATGGTTGATATCCCGCTCAACATTATTCCACAAAAGATGTTTGAAGGAATCAATTCATTCGTTTTATTGTGTATTCCGGGGTTTATTCTGGCGGGTAACTTGATGAATGCCGGGGGAATCACCGAGAGAATCATCACCTTTACTAATAATTTGATCGGACATATACGTGGAGGGCTAGGTCTCGCAAATGTCGGGTCTTCGATGGGGTTTGCCGGAATTTCCGGGACAGCACTAGCGGATACGGCAAGTATTGGCTCCGTCCTTATACCAGCTATGAAAAAAGAGGGATATGGCGCTCCGTTCTCTGTTGCAGTAACATCATCCTCTTCAACAATAGGTCCGATCATCCCACCTTCATTACCGATGATCATCGTTGGTACTCTTGCCACCGTTTCAATCGGAGATCTATTTTTGGCAGGGACCATTCCAGGTATTTTGTTAGGGATCGGACTGATGATCGTCACTTATATCATTTCCGTAAAACGTAAATATCCAAAAGGAGAACGTCAAAAGTTACCTACGATTGTTAAATCGTTCTGGGGTGCATTCTGGGCGTTGATGATGACAGTCGTCATATTGTTTGGTATCTTAAGTGGTTATTTCACTCCAACTGAAGCATCCATTGTAGCTGTCGTATATGCGTTGCTAGTCGGAATGTTCATTTATAGAGATTTGAAGGTTCATCAGCTGCCTAAAATTTTACTAGATTCGATGGTAAGTACCGCAGGGATTATGGTCCTTGTAGGTTTCGCCAATCTGTTTGGCTGGGTGCTTGTAAGTGAACAAATCCCTCAACTGGTTGCAGATACAATCCTATCAATCTCTGAGAATCCGATCATTGTCATTTTACTTTTGAACCTGCTGCTTTTATTCGTAGGAACATTCATGGAGACGATTGCCGCTCTTGTCATCTTATTTCCTGTACTGTTGCCGGTTGCTGCCCAAATCGGTATGGACCCTGTCCACTTCGGTGTCATGATGGTCCTGAACTTGATGATCGGCCTTTCAACACCACCAGTCGGGGTGTGCTTGTTTGTTGCATCTAGTATTGGGAAAGTACCGATTGGAAGGGCATCCGTCGCTTTACTGCCGTTTTTAGGTGTAAGTCTAGTTGTTCTATTGCTCGTAAGCTTTGTGCCTCAATTGACTATGTATTTACCAAGTCTATTTGATTAG
- a CDS encoding bifunctional 2-keto-4-hydroxyglutarate aldolase/2-keto-3-deoxy-6-phosphogluconate aldolase, producing the protein MFMKHSTLAKITDSKIVAVIRGQNPEEAVQVAKGAIEGGIQTIELTYTTPQVDEVIRKLRKEDALIGAGSVLDPETALNAILLGAQFIVSPHFNKEIATLCNRHGIPYMPGCMTIREMVEAMEAGCDVLKLFPANEFDPSFIRSVNGPLPHARLMPTGGINLDNMTDWLEAGAVALGIGSDLNKAYKQGGYEAVVTLSQQYVHKC; encoded by the coding sequence TTGTTTATGAAACATTCTACTTTGGCGAAGATTACGGATTCGAAAATTGTTGCTGTCATTCGTGGTCAAAATCCGGAAGAAGCGGTTCAAGTAGCAAAAGGTGCTATAGAAGGCGGCATACAAACAATCGAGTTGACTTATACAACACCTCAAGTTGATGAAGTTATCCGTAAGCTGAGAAAGGAAGACGCCTTAATAGGTGCTGGGTCAGTTCTTGATCCTGAAACTGCACTCAATGCTATTTTATTAGGTGCACAGTTTATCGTCAGCCCGCATTTCAACAAAGAAATCGCCACCTTATGCAACAGACATGGAATACCTTACATGCCAGGTTGTATGACGATCCGTGAAATGGTTGAAGCGATGGAAGCAGGATGCGACGTACTCAAACTGTTTCCTGCAAACGAATTCGATCCATCGTTCATCCGATCGGTGAACGGACCATTGCCACATGCCCGTCTGATGCCTACAGGGGGGATAAATCTGGATAATATGACCGATTGGCTCGAAGCTGGAGCGGTTGCATTAGGGATAGGCAGCGATTTGAACAAAGCTTATAAACAGGGTGGATATGAAGCTGTAGTAACACTAAGCCAGCAATACGTTCACAAATGTTAG
- the uxuA gene encoding mannonate dehydratase, whose product MNITFRWYGRDNDTVTLEQVKQIPGVKGIVWALHKVPAGEVWKKEEILAETKYIQSFGFHTDVVESVNVHESIKLGDKDRDKYIENYKQTIRNLAEAGVKVICYNFMPIFDWTRTEMFHPLEDGSTALFYEKEKVEHLDPKKLLQTVSEASDLTLPGWEPEKMARISELFEAYKGVDEEQLWGNLEHFLKEILPVAEANGIKMAIHPDDPPWSIFGLPRIITGETSYERLLEISASPSNGITMCTGSMGADPSNDMVQVAKKYAERAPFSHIRNVKIFENGDFVETSHYTQDGSIHIQGIVDELSRQNYDGYVRPDHGRHIWGENCRPGYGLYDRALGIMYLLGLWDAYETKRKGEEIDSQASKLTR is encoded by the coding sequence ATGAATATCACATTTCGCTGGTATGGCCGGGACAATGATACGGTCACATTGGAACAGGTCAAGCAGATTCCAGGAGTGAAAGGGATCGTTTGGGCCCTTCACAAAGTTCCAGCAGGAGAAGTTTGGAAAAAGGAAGAGATCCTTGCTGAAACGAAATACATTCAATCTTTCGGATTCCACACGGACGTCGTAGAAAGTGTAAACGTCCATGAGTCGATCAAACTAGGTGACAAAGACCGGGATAAGTATATTGAAAACTACAAACAGACAATCCGTAATTTGGCCGAAGCTGGAGTGAAAGTCATCTGTTATAATTTCATGCCGATCTTTGATTGGACTCGTACGGAAATGTTCCATCCATTAGAGGACGGTTCGACAGCTTTATTTTATGAAAAAGAAAAAGTAGAGCATCTGGATCCGAAGAAGCTCCTTCAAACAGTCTCCGAAGCATCTGACCTCACATTACCGGGGTGGGAACCTGAAAAGATGGCCCGTATTTCAGAACTGTTCGAAGCCTATAAGGGTGTAGATGAAGAACAACTTTGGGGTAATCTGGAGCATTTTCTTAAGGAAATTTTACCTGTAGCAGAGGCGAATGGTATAAAAATGGCGATACATCCGGATGATCCACCCTGGTCTATTTTCGGATTGCCCCGGATCATCACTGGTGAAACGAGTTATGAACGTCTGTTAGAAATTTCAGCTTCTCCTTCAAACGGGATTACAATGTGCACCGGTTCGATGGGGGCTGATCCTTCGAACGACATGGTCCAAGTGGCGAAAAAATATGCTGAACGCGCACCTTTTTCCCATATCCGGAATGTAAAAATCTTTGAAAACGGGGATTTTGTAGAAACGTCACATTACACACAGGACGGATCCATTCATATTCAAGGTATTGTCGATGAATTAAGTCGACAAAATTATGATGGTTACGTAAGACCGGATCACGGTCGTCACATTTGGGGAGAAAATTGCCGGCCAGGTTACGGCCTTTATGACCGCGCACTAGGAATCATGTATTTGCTTGGATTATGGGACGCTTACGAAACAAAAAGGAAGGGTGAGGAGATTGATTCCCAAGCATCAAAACTTACAAGATAG
- a CDS encoding SDR family oxidoreductase, producing MIPKHQNLQDRVAVVTGGSGVLCSRMALELSRHGVKVVILNRTAEKGQKVVDEIRESGGTAISIVADVLNRISLETAREEIIKTFGRIDLLINGAGGNHPDAITDSEKHEDIEKEKSFFDLDENGFKSVFDSNFTGSFLASQVFGRALLKAESPAILNISSMSAYSPMTKVPAYSAAKASINNFTMWMAVHFAEAGLRVNAIAPGFFLTTQNRKLLLNEDGSHTARSEKIITGTPMKRFGKPEDLLGTMLWLADESYSSFVTGTTVPVDGGFMAYSGV from the coding sequence TTGATTCCCAAGCATCAAAACTTACAAGATAGAGTCGCCGTCGTTACTGGCGGTAGTGGAGTCTTGTGTTCTCGGATGGCTCTTGAACTTTCGCGACATGGTGTGAAAGTAGTGATCCTTAATAGAACGGCTGAAAAAGGACAAAAAGTGGTGGATGAAATCCGTGAATCGGGAGGTACTGCTATTTCCATCGTAGCTGATGTATTGAATCGTATCTCATTAGAAACCGCAAGAGAAGAAATCATCAAGACATTCGGCCGTATCGATCTATTGATTAATGGAGCAGGCGGAAATCACCCAGACGCAATCACGGATTCAGAAAAACACGAAGACATTGAAAAAGAAAAATCATTTTTCGATTTGGACGAAAATGGGTTCAAAAGTGTTTTTGACAGTAATTTCACCGGATCATTCCTGGCAAGCCAAGTATTCGGTAGAGCACTGTTGAAAGCAGAGTCCCCAGCAATTCTGAATATCTCTTCAATGAGTGCCTATTCTCCAATGACAAAAGTACCTGCTTATAGCGCGGCAAAAGCTTCAATTAATAATTTTACGATGTGGATGGCAGTACACTTTGCTGAAGCTGGACTAAGAGTAAATGCGATCGCACCAGGCTTTTTCTTGACCACGCAAAACAGAAAGCTACTGCTGAATGAAGATGGCAGTCATACAGCAAGATCTGAAAAGATTATTACGGGGACACCTATGAAACGGTTTGGAAAACCTGAAGACTTGCTCGGAACCATGCTCTGGCTGGCAGACGAATCCTATTCAAGTTTTGTAACTGGTACAACAGTTCCGGTTGACGGTGGTTTCATGGCCTATTCAGGGGTTTGA
- a CDS encoding YjiH family protein yields the protein MNTGVNPEIPTPSQRSALGKFVFLSAIGIFMFFIPIMVNEKSSIPLDHLVTWVQATFPALVPYYALLVILLGAAYPFYSKTWRKDNVTIVFSLLKVLGLFASILIMFKLGPAWMMTPNMGPFLFEKLVIPVGLLVPIGAVFLALLVGYGLLEFIGVLVQPIMRPIWRTPGRSAIDAVASFVGSYSIGLLITNRVFKEGKYTIKEATIIATGFSTVSATFMIVVANTLDLMEIWNTYFWVTLFVTFLVTAITVRIYPLRSMSDDYYQGMEGTPEPKPTGNRVKSAWSQAMDAAKNAPTFEKNIWVNLKDGFTMTMAILPSIMSVGLLGLMLAEFTPFFDILGYIFYPFTALLQIPEPLLAAKAAAIEIAEMFLPALLVVDAPLVTRFVIGVLSVSAIMFFSALIPCILSTEIPLSIWKMMLIWVERTILTLIIVTPIAYLVL from the coding sequence ATGAATACCGGGGTGAACCCGGAAATTCCTACGCCATCACAGAGATCGGCTTTAGGGAAGTTCGTATTTTTGAGCGCAATCGGGATTTTCATGTTTTTCATCCCGATTATGGTTAATGAGAAATCGTCAATCCCACTCGATCATCTCGTTACATGGGTTCAGGCTACCTTTCCTGCGCTGGTTCCGTATTATGCCCTGCTTGTCATTTTACTTGGGGCTGCCTATCCTTTTTATTCAAAAACATGGAGGAAGGACAACGTCACAATCGTGTTCTCGTTGCTCAAAGTACTTGGTTTGTTCGCGTCAATTCTGATCATGTTCAAGCTTGGTCCGGCCTGGATGATGACACCGAACATGGGACCGTTCCTATTTGAAAAGCTGGTCATCCCAGTCGGTCTGCTTGTGCCAATCGGGGCGGTATTCCTTGCTTTACTCGTAGGTTATGGATTGCTCGAGTTTATCGGAGTCCTTGTCCAGCCAATCATGCGTCCCATCTGGAGAACGCCAGGGCGTTCGGCAATTGATGCGGTTGCGTCATTCGTTGGAAGCTATTCGATTGGTCTGTTGATTACGAACCGCGTTTTTAAGGAAGGGAAGTACACGATCAAGGAAGCAACCATTATCGCTACAGGATTTTCAACGGTTTCCGCTACGTTCATGATCGTGGTAGCAAACACCCTTGACTTGATGGAAATTTGGAATACATACTTCTGGGTGACCTTGTTTGTAACGTTTCTAGTTACGGCGATTACAGTCCGCATCTACCCGCTGAGAAGCATGAGCGATGACTATTATCAAGGTATGGAAGGTACTCCGGAACCAAAGCCGACCGGCAACCGGGTGAAAAGTGCGTGGTCCCAGGCGATGGATGCAGCTAAGAACGCACCAACATTCGAGAAAAACATCTGGGTTAATCTGAAGGATGGCTTCACCATGACGATGGCGATCCTGCCTTCAATCATGTCAGTAGGTTTGCTTGGTCTCATGCTTGCGGAATTCACTCCATTTTTCGATATTTTAGGCTATATCTTTTATCCATTCACTGCGCTGTTACAAATTCCAGAGCCGTTACTAGCCGCTAAAGCAGCAGCCATTGAGATCGCTGAGATGTTTTTGCCAGCATTACTAGTCGTGGATGCACCTCTAGTCACGCGCTTTGTCATCGGTGTTTTATCTGTATCTGCCATCATGTTCTTCTCAGCATTGATTCCGTGTATTCTGTCGACTGAAATCCCGCTCAGCATATGGAAAATGATGCTCATCTGGGTTGAACGTACAATTCTTACACTCATCATCGTGACTCCAATCGCTTATTTGGTACTCTGA
- a CDS encoding zinc-binding alcohol dehydrogenase family protein, producing the protein MKAIQVSEPGNISVVEVEEPELAGSNEVKIRMRAMGICGSDMHILHGENPFASYPRIIGHEVAGEVMEVGDSVSRVGVGDKVVVEPMTSCGTCYACRQGRPNVCVNVEVYGVHREGGGREIMSIPDHLVHKVDDRLDWSEIALIEPFTIGAQSVYRGDVKEDDMVFIIGAGPIGLCCLKVAKEAGAKVAISDFNEERLAFAEKWGADFTVNPGEGSVVNQVLDWTEGMGANVVIDAVGLPQTVEQAIEVTSVAARVVLLGFHSSPSQIPQVDITKKELTICGSRLQTDRFPKVVELFNTLKFDVKDLVSHEFSINDTEKAFKLMESPPSSVRKVIIKL; encoded by the coding sequence ATGAAAGCCATCCAGGTATCAGAACCAGGAAATATAAGTGTAGTAGAAGTAGAAGAACCAGAATTAGCAGGTTCTAACGAAGTCAAAATCCGAATGAGAGCCATGGGGATCTGTGGTTCAGATATGCATATCCTACATGGTGAAAATCCATTTGCATCCTATCCGCGTATCATCGGACATGAAGTAGCCGGAGAAGTGATGGAGGTTGGCGATTCTGTTTCGAGGGTAGGGGTTGGCGATAAAGTTGTGGTCGAACCGATGACATCATGCGGGACATGTTATGCATGTAGACAGGGCAGACCGAATGTATGTGTAAATGTTGAAGTTTACGGAGTCCATCGGGAAGGTGGCGGAAGGGAAATAATGTCCATTCCTGATCACCTTGTCCATAAAGTGGATGACAGACTGGATTGGTCTGAAATCGCCTTGATCGAGCCCTTTACGATAGGGGCGCAGTCCGTTTACCGTGGCGATGTCAAAGAAGACGATATGGTCTTTATCATAGGAGCTGGTCCGATCGGCTTATGTTGCTTAAAAGTTGCGAAGGAAGCCGGGGCGAAGGTAGCGATTTCTGATTTCAATGAAGAACGATTGGCCTTTGCCGAAAAGTGGGGAGCAGACTTTACAGTTAACCCAGGCGAAGGAAGTGTAGTAAATCAAGTATTGGACTGGACAGAAGGTATGGGTGCGAATGTTGTTATTGATGCGGTGGGACTTCCGCAAACAGTCGAACAGGCGATTGAAGTGACTTCGGTAGCTGCAAGAGTGGTGTTACTTGGATTTCATAGTTCACCATCACAAATTCCACAGGTGGATATCACGAAAAAAGAACTGACGATTTGCGGTTCCCGCTTGCAGACGGATCGTTTTCCTAAAGTAGTCGAACTTTTCAACACGCTTAAGTTCGACGTTAAAGACCTGGTCAGTCATGAATTTTCAATCAATGACACAGAAAAAGCGTTCAAATTGATGGAGTCCCCGCCATCGTCTGTCCGAAAAGTCATCATTAAGTTGTAA
- a CDS encoding sugar kinase, with translation MIDVITIGDAMITMDPSTTGPLRFVDTYKRKVGGAELNVAIGCARLGLKTGWISRLGKDEFGRYIYNFTRGEGIDVSKVHLMEGYPTSLNFKEILEDGSGKTFYYRQQSPTLTLKPESLDESYFKKAKLLHITGVFPAVHDQNRAVIDRAVELAKKYDLKISMDPNIRLKLWSKEEARKTLLQWLPDVDYLLTGIEEAEILFGTDHIPEMIEHAKQYSLSHLFLKLGEKGSAVWTQNGLIEEPPQFVPKVVDTVGAGDGFDAGVLYGLLNDWELPKTLKFANIIGSMVVSVKGDNEGLPYLEDVLMKLEGERFIER, from the coding sequence ATGATTGATGTGATTACCATCGGAGATGCCATGATAACGATGGATCCTTCCACGACAGGCCCGCTTCGATTCGTTGATACCTATAAACGAAAAGTCGGAGGCGCAGAGCTGAATGTCGCTATCGGTTGTGCAAGGCTTGGTTTAAAGACAGGCTGGATCAGTCGATTGGGGAAAGATGAATTTGGCAGATATATTTACAATTTTACCAGAGGCGAAGGGATTGATGTGTCGAAAGTCCATTTGATGGAAGGGTATCCGACCTCGTTGAACTTTAAGGAAATTCTCGAAGATGGTTCAGGTAAAACATTCTATTATCGCCAGCAGTCGCCGACACTTACTTTGAAACCGGAATCATTAGATGAATCTTATTTTAAGAAAGCGAAACTGCTTCATATAACTGGAGTTTTCCCGGCAGTACATGATCAGAACAGGGCGGTTATCGATCGTGCTGTGGAACTGGCAAAAAAATATGACCTAAAAATATCGATGGATCCGAACATCAGACTGAAGCTTTGGAGTAAAGAGGAAGCCCGCAAAACATTGCTTCAATGGTTACCGGATGTCGATTATCTTTTGACAGGTATAGAAGAAGCAGAAATCCTCTTCGGAACAGATCATATTCCAGAAATGATCGAACATGCCAAACAATACAGCCTTTCACATTTGTTCTTGAAGCTTGGTGAAAAAGGATCGGCTGTTTGGACGCAAAACGGTCTTATAGAAGAACCGCCTCAATTCGTTCCAAAAGTAGTTGATACGGTTGGGGCAGGGGATGGATTTGACGCAGGTGTGCTTTATGGTCTCTTGAATGACTGGGAACTGCCAAAGACCCTGAAGTTTGCAAACATCATCGGTTCAATGGTCGTCAGTGTGAAGGGGGATAATGAGGGCTTGCCATATTTGGAAGATGTCCTGATGAAATTAGAAGGGGAGAGATTCATTGAAAGATGA
- the allD gene encoding ureidoglycolate dehydrogenase, producing the protein MPEVIVQKGELKDLVVQKLTAADVIEEHARVVADVLVHADLRGIHSHGVLRTEHYVKRLNEGGMNPMPAFTIEQKGMSAALFNGDNGMGHVVVKEAMDHAIELSKENGIGIVGIVNSSHCGALSYFAEQAAAEETISMIMTQTDSAVVPFGGSEPYFGTNPIAYGFPAKEQKPIILDMATSNVALGKILHAREQGTSIPDNWGVDDNGKQVTDPNLVKHLLPVGGPKGYGLALTVDVMTGILTGSAFGPNITTMYGDYGKNRRLAHVIITIDPGLFIDKEQFLSNIDQMINELHEVKPAEGFSAVMVPGEPEQLKEEVRSNEGIPVSQSIYDYLKLDSTSVLKNSN; encoded by the coding sequence ATGCCTGAAGTCATTGTACAAAAAGGAGAATTGAAGGACCTTGTTGTTCAAAAACTCACCGCAGCTGATGTGATTGAAGAACATGCGAGGGTAGTAGCAGATGTCCTGGTTCATGCCGATTTAAGAGGGATCCACTCCCATGGCGTCTTGCGTACTGAACATTATGTCAAAAGATTGAACGAAGGTGGGATGAACCCTATGCCAGCGTTTACCATTGAACAGAAAGGGATGTCGGCTGCTTTATTTAACGGGGATAACGGAATGGGCCATGTGGTCGTAAAAGAAGCGATGGACCATGCGATTGAATTGTCCAAGGAAAATGGCATCGGTATTGTCGGAATCGTGAACAGCAGTCATTGCGGCGCTTTATCATATTTTGCCGAGCAAGCGGCAGCAGAAGAGACGATCAGCATGATCATGACACAAACAGACAGCGCCGTAGTCCCTTTCGGTGGTTCGGAACCTTATTTCGGGACGAACCCGATTGCTTATGGTTTCCCTGCTAAAGAACAAAAACCGATCATTCTCGATATGGCTACGAGCAATGTCGCCCTAGGAAAGATTCTCCATGCCAGGGAACAAGGAACATCAATTCCGGATAACTGGGGAGTCGATGACAATGGGAAGCAGGTCACTGACCCGAATCTTGTCAAACACTTGTTACCAGTGGGAGGTCCGAAAGGGTATGGACTTGCGTTGACAGTCGATGTAATGACAGGCATATTGACGGGTTCAGCTTTTGGGCCGAATATCACCACCATGTATGGGGACTATGGAAAAAACCGTCGCCTAGCTCATGTCATCATAACGATTGATCCAGGCCTTTTTATAGATAAGGAACAATTCCTATCGAATATCGATCAGATGATCAATGAACTGCACGAGGTTAAGCCTGCTGAAGGATTTTCGGCTGTAATGGTTCCAGGTGAGCCAGAACAATTGAAAGAAGAAGTAAGATCCAACGAGGGAATCCCGGTTTCCCAGAGTATCTACGATTATTTGAAACTTGATTCTACAAGTGTTCTAAAAAATTCAAATTAA
- a CDS encoding TRAP transporter small permease gives MIAVKIMSRILKLLTILSFSALIVVVLMQVVGRYTPASFVWTEELSRFLFIYSIAFAAPVAMEKREYVRVDLLVSILPEKIRKYYDALIYLVLGIFSASLINYAYQFSLIGQNQSSATLTIKMFYIYSSMTITFAFLALYSLLNIYHVITQNNEEGVEQ, from the coding sequence ATGATAGCCGTTAAGATTATGAGCCGCATCCTGAAACTATTGACTATACTTTCATTTTCTGCCCTTATCGTGGTTGTTTTGATGCAAGTGGTGGGGAGGTATACCCCGGCATCCTTCGTATGGACAGAAGAGCTCTCTCGTTTTCTATTTATTTATTCAATTGCCTTTGCAGCACCTGTAGCAATGGAAAAACGAGAGTACGTAAGGGTTGATTTGCTTGTAAGCATTTTACCGGAAAAAATCAGAAAGTATTATGACGCCTTGATCTACCTGGTGCTGGGAATCTTTTCAGCTTCACTGATCAATTATGCCTATCAATTTTCATTGATCGGGCAGAACCAATCATCTGCAACGTTGACGATCAAGATGTTTTACATTTATTCAAGCATGACGATTACATTTGCGTTTTTAGCATTGTACAGTCTCTTGAACATCTATCATGTCATTACTCAGAATAACGAAGAGGGTGTAGAACAATGA